Below is a window of Ammoniphilus sp. CFH 90114 DNA.
CCTAAACCGATTGGGTCTGCCGTGAGTATCGTCGGATCTTTGGTTGTTGGACAAGCGGCTGTTCAAGCAGGCATTGTGTCCCCATTCATGGTCATTGTCGTAGCTCTAACGGGTATAGCGTCTTTTGCTATTCCCAATTATGCGGCTTCCTTTTCTATACGGGTTCTTCGTTTTCCGCTGCTGATTGCATCCGGCACTTTAGGTCTGCTGGGATTCGCAGTTGTTTTCTTTGCCATCGTGATTCACGCTTTATCCATACGATCTTTCGGCGAACCTTATTTAGCTCCGGCCACACCATTCGTGCCTTCGGATCAGAAGGATATTGTGATTCGCACTCCTTGGTGGTCCATGAAACAAAGACCGCAATTGGCTCAAGGGGACCCTCAACGTCTAGGGGATGATCAGATGCCTTCGCCGCCCAAGGCCACTCCCGGGACGAATAACGATAAGACTAAAAAATCAAAGAAAACAAGGATGTGGAGGAGGGATTAAAATGAAAGATAAATGGGGTCGCTGGATGCTTCTTTTTCTCCTTTTATCTTTCCTTTCGATAGGTTGCGGGAAACGGGAAATTAATGATTTAGCCATGGTGACGGCTGTGGGCTTTGATTTGGGGGAGAATCCGGAAAATATTCGTGTCACAGCTCAGATTGTCCGTCCTCCAGATGCCAGGGGTCAAACGGGAGCGCCATCGGGCGGAACCGGAGAGCCGATCTATTCCATCACGGCAGAAGGAAAAAGCATATTTTCGGCGATTCGGAATTTGGCCCGTTTCTCATCTCGCAGAATCTTCTGGGCACATAGTTTTATTATCGTCGTCAATGAAGATGTTGCAAGACGCGGAATGACTGATGTGTTGGATTTTTTCACCAGAAACCATGAGACTCGCATGAATACATGGCTGGTTGTTACCCCTGATCAGGCTTCTGAAGTGGTATCGACCGTTACAGGATTAGAAGTCGTTCCAGGTGAAGCGCTGGACAAGCTGTTTCGCTATAACGAAATCGTGGCCGAGGCGCCAAGAACCAATGTGATGAGGTTCGAGGAATCATTTTTGGATGCCAGCAGCCACCCGGTCTTAGCCAGAATGCATTTGAGGGAGCGAGGGGTATCGAATAAAAAGCCGGAACAATTCGGTTCCCTTAAGCAGGTCGAATTGTCAGGTACGGCCGTGTTTAAGCATACGAAAATGATCGGTTGGCTAGATCCAGAGGAATCGAGAGCTTTGCTGCTGTTTATAGAAAATGTGGAGTCCAGTGTTGTCGTATTGCCTTGTCCTGATCAGACTAGCAAAACGAAAAAAGAAGTATCCGTTGAGCTCAAATTCCAGAAATTTGGTGTCACTCCCACTTATAAAAATGAGGAACCAGGGTTTGATATCCGCTTGACCACTTATGCTGATCTAGTGGAATCCGAATGCGATATTTCCCTTGATGCGATGAAAAAAGAACTAGAAATCGAATTAGAAAAGAAACTCCAGGATAATATTCATGGCGTAATAGATAAAGCACAAAAGGA
It encodes the following:
- a CDS encoding Ger(x)C family spore germination protein — encoded protein: MKDKWGRWMLLFLLLSFLSIGCGKREINDLAMVTAVGFDLGENPENIRVTAQIVRPPDARGQTGAPSGGTGEPIYSITAEGKSIFSAIRNLARFSSRRIFWAHSFIIVVNEDVARRGMTDVLDFFTRNHETRMNTWLVVTPDQASEVVSTVTGLEVVPGEALDKLFRYNEIVAEAPRTNVMRFEESFLDASSHPVLARMHLRERGVSNKKPEQFGSLKQVELSGTAVFKHTKMIGWLDPEESRALLLFIENVESSVVVLPCPDQTSKTKKEVSVELKFQKFGVTPTYKNEEPGFDIRLTTYADLVESECDISLDAMKKELEIELEKKLQDNIHGVIDKAQKEYKVDFLKLGETFNNRYPAEWKKLQPRWEQVFTQATTNVQVKANINSPVLLKLPTEKRKEGDGGS